From a single Crocosphaera sp. UHCC 0190 genomic region:
- the leuC gene encoding 3-isopropylmalate dehydratase large subunit has translation MSKGTLFDKVWNAHTVKILPSGQTQLFIGLHLIHEVTSPQAFAMLRERGLKVLYPDRTVATVDHIVPTENQARPFADTLAEEMMQSLENSAKEYGIRFYNIGSGNQGIVHVIAPEQGLTQPGMTIACGDSHTSTHGAFGAIAFGIGTSQVRDVLASQTLALGKLKVRKIEVNGALPPGVYAKDVVLHIIRKLGVKGGVGYAYEYAGTTFAAMSMEERMTVCNMSIEGGARCGYINPDDVTFEYLKGRDFAPQGEDWEQAVTWWRSMASDADAEYDDIVRFDASEIEPTITWGITPGQGIGVSESIPTPDSLPEGDRAIAQEAYEYMQLSPGTPIKGTKVDVCFIGSCTNGRISDLREAAKVVQGHHVAPGVKAFVVPGSERVKVQAEAEGLDKIFEAAGFEWREAGCSMCLAMNPDKLQGDQISASSSNRNFKGRQGSSTGRTLLMSPAMVVAAAVNGKVSDIRELN, from the coding sequence ATGAGCAAAGGAACCCTCTTCGATAAAGTCTGGAATGCCCATACCGTCAAAATCTTACCATCAGGACAAACCCAGCTTTTTATTGGACTACATTTGATCCATGAAGTCACCAGTCCCCAAGCATTTGCCATGTTGCGAGAAAGAGGACTCAAAGTATTATATCCCGATCGCACTGTTGCTACAGTTGATCATATTGTCCCCACAGAAAACCAGGCCCGTCCTTTTGCTGATACCCTAGCAGAAGAGATGATGCAGTCCTTAGAAAATAGTGCCAAAGAATACGGCATTCGCTTCTATAACATTGGGTCAGGAAATCAAGGCATTGTCCATGTGATCGCCCCGGAACAAGGACTAACCCAACCAGGAATGACCATTGCTTGTGGAGACTCCCATACTTCGACTCATGGGGCCTTTGGAGCGATCGCCTTTGGTATTGGAACCTCTCAAGTTAGAGATGTTTTAGCCTCCCAAACCCTAGCACTAGGGAAACTAAAAGTCCGTAAAATTGAGGTAAATGGGGCGTTACCCCCTGGAGTTTATGCCAAAGATGTCGTCCTTCATATCATCCGTAAATTAGGGGTTAAAGGGGGCGTAGGATACGCTTACGAATACGCCGGAACCACCTTTGCAGCGATGTCTATGGAAGAACGGATGACAGTTTGTAATATGTCCATTGAAGGGGGGGCCAGATGTGGCTATATTAACCCCGATGATGTTACCTTTGAATACTTGAAAGGACGGGACTTTGCCCCCCAAGGAGAAGACTGGGAGCAAGCGGTTACTTGGTGGCGTAGTATGGCTTCTGATGCGGATGCAGAATATGATGATATTGTCCGTTTTGATGCGTCTGAAATCGAACCGACCATCACCTGGGGTATCACTCCCGGCCAGGGTATTGGAGTGAGTGAAAGTATTCCGACTCCTGACAGTTTACCCGAAGGCGATCGCGCGATCGCCCAAGAAGCTTATGAATATATGCAGTTATCTCCAGGAACCCCCATAAAAGGAACCAAGGTGGATGTCTGCTTTATTGGCAGTTGTACCAATGGACGTATTAGCGACTTACGGGAAGCGGCCAAAGTTGTGCAAGGCCATCATGTGGCCCCAGGAGTCAAAGCTTTTGTGGTTCCTGGTTCAGAACGAGTCAAAGTTCAAGCAGAAGCAGAAGGGTTAGATAAAATTTTTGAGGCCGCGGGGTTTGAATGGCGTGAGGCCGGATGTTCTATGTGTTTGGCCATGAACCCGGATAAGTTACAGGGCGATCAAATCAGTGCCTCTTCTTCTAATCGTAACTTTAAAGGTCGTCAAGGGTCATCTACCGGACGGACTTTGTTAATGAGTCCGGCCATGGTAGTTGCTGCGGCAGTTAATGGCAAAGTCTCTGATATTCGTGAGTTAAACTAA
- the acsF gene encoding magnesium-protoporphyrin IX monomethyl ester (oxidative) cyclase encodes MVNTLQKPEFEELRPGIKVPAKETILTPRFYTTDFEAMAKMDISVNEEELLAILEEFRTDYNRHHFVRSEEFAQSWDHIDGDTRRLFVEFLERSCTAEFSGFLLYKEMGRRLKDRSPVLAECFNLMSRDEARHAGFLNKALSDFNLSLDLGFLTKSRKYTFFQPKFIFYATYLSEKIGYWRYITIYRHLEQHPENTLYPIFNFFENWCQDENRHGDFFDAIMKASPAILNDWKARLWCRFFLLSVFATMYLNDIQRSDFYASIGLDARDYDKYVIEKTNETAGRVFPVMLDVENPAFYETLEVCIKNNEKLREVDASNSPAPLKFLQKLPAFVSNGVQFIKLYFMKPIRVDQLIGTVR; translated from the coding sequence ATGGTCAATACCCTTCAAAAACCTGAATTTGAGGAACTACGTCCAGGTATTAAAGTTCCTGCCAAAGAAACCATCCTCACCCCTCGCTTCTACACCACCGACTTTGAAGCGATGGCAAAAATGGATATTTCAGTCAACGAAGAGGAATTACTTGCCATTCTCGAAGAATTTCGCACTGACTATAACCGTCATCATTTTGTCCGTTCTGAGGAATTTGCCCAGTCATGGGATCATATTGATGGGGATACCCGTCGCTTGTTTGTGGAATTTTTAGAAAGGTCTTGTACTGCCGAGTTTTCTGGGTTTCTGCTTTACAAAGAAATGGGAAGACGCTTAAAAGACAGAAGTCCTGTCTTAGCTGAGTGTTTTAACCTGATGTCCCGTGATGAGGCTCGTCATGCTGGTTTCCTCAACAAAGCTTTATCGGATTTTAACCTCTCTTTAGACCTAGGCTTTTTAACCAAGAGTCGCAAATATACCTTCTTCCAGCCTAAGTTTATCTTCTACGCGACCTATTTATCAGAAAAGATTGGTTACTGGCGTTATATCACCATTTACCGTCATTTAGAACAACATCCTGAAAACACACTCTATCCTATTTTCAACTTCTTTGAAAACTGGTGTCAGGATGAAAACCGTCATGGAGACTTTTTTGATGCCATCATGAAGGCTAGTCCTGCTATTTTAAATGATTGGAAAGCCCGTCTCTGGTGTCGTTTCTTCCTGTTGTCCGTCTTTGCGACGATGTATCTTAATGATATTCAACGGTCTGATTTTTATGCCTCTATTGGCTTAGATGCCCGTGATTATGATAAATATGTCATTGAGAAGACCAATGAAACGGCGGGTCGTGTTTTTCCTGTGATGTTAGATGTGGAAAATCCTGCCTTTTACGAAACCTTAGAAGTCTGCATCAAAAATAACGAAAAATTACGGGAAGTTGACGCTTCTAACAGTCCTGCTCCCTTAAAATTCTTGCAGAAATTACCTGCATTTGTTTCCAATGGGGTGCAATTTATAAAACTGTATTTCATGAAACCGATTCGGGTTGATCAGTTAATTGGAACTGTCCGTTAA
- a CDS encoding MBL fold metallo-hydrolase → MSTICDRFEIKFWGVRGSIPCPGTETVRYGGNTSCVEMRVGRERLIFDGGTGLRLLGKSMLSEMPITGHLFFTHSHWDHIQGFPFFAPAFIPGNKFHIYGLPAPNGATIKQRLHDQMLHPNFPVPLQIMQANLEFYDIEARENIKIGNVTVETGKLNHPGEALGYRVSCQNLTAVYMTDTEHFPDHLDENVIYLARNADVLIIDTTYTDEEYYDPKFSKVGWGHSTWQEAVKVAKAAQVKKLVLFHHDPAHNDDFLDDIKKQVKGVFTKAILAKEGAVIDLKS, encoded by the coding sequence ATGTCTACCATCTGCGATCGCTTTGAGATAAAATTTTGGGGAGTTCGAGGCAGTATCCCCTGTCCAGGGACAGAAACCGTTCGTTATGGGGGCAATACCTCCTGTGTGGAAATGCGGGTTGGCCGAGAAAGGTTAATTTTTGATGGGGGAACGGGACTACGGCTTTTAGGGAAGTCTATGTTGTCGGAAATGCCTATTACTGGTCATTTATTTTTTACCCATTCTCATTGGGATCATATTCAAGGTTTCCCCTTTTTTGCCCCTGCTTTTATCCCTGGTAATAAGTTTCATATTTATGGTTTACCAGCACCAAATGGGGCAACGATTAAACAGCGTCTACATGATCAAATGTTACACCCTAATTTTCCCGTTCCTTTGCAAATTATGCAAGCGAATTTAGAATTTTATGATATCGAAGCCAGGGAAAATATTAAAATTGGCAATGTGACGGTAGAAACGGGAAAATTAAATCATCCTGGGGAAGCTTTAGGCTATCGTGTAAGTTGTCAAAATTTAACGGCAGTTTATATGACAGATACGGAACATTTTCCCGATCATTTGGATGAAAATGTGATCTATTTAGCCAGAAATGCTGATGTCTTGATTATTGATACAACTTACACAGATGAAGAATATTATGATCCGAAATTTAGTAAAGTAGGATGGGGTCATTCTACTTGGCAAGAAGCGGTTAAAGTGGCTAAAGCTGCTCAGGTCAAAAAATTAGTTTTATTTCATCATGATCCTGCCCATAATGATGATTTTTTAGATGATATAAAAAAACAAGTTAAAGGAGTGTTTACCAAGGCGATTTTAGCGAAAGAAGGGGCTGTAATTGATTTAAAAAGCTAA
- a CDS encoding cofactor assembly of complex C subunit B, whose amino-acid sequence MKSDPNRILKLIPLFAGSLGGILLLINRFTTLQLTESQARSDVLGVILSGVLILVGLIWQQIQPRSPDAVTLMGEEGIEFDPNLSDVIKTELAWASHLVLTNTVTQAFVLYYEDKVLLRRGILGKNPQVTPGKILQRVLETQKPVYLVNLTLYPGKIEFDYLPENTQGVICQPLGKNGVMILGANVPRSYTKQDENWIEGIADKLALTLETFS is encoded by the coding sequence ATGAAATCAGATCCTAATCGAATCTTAAAATTAATTCCCCTTTTTGCTGGCAGTTTAGGCGGCATTTTATTACTCATTAACCGCTTCACAACCTTACAATTAACTGAGTCTCAAGCCAGATCTGACGTATTAGGAGTAATCTTAAGTGGGGTGTTAATATTAGTAGGATTAATTTGGCAACAAATCCAACCGCGATCGCCTGATGCTGTTACCCTAATGGGAGAGGAAGGGATAGAATTTGACCCCAACCTATCTGATGTTATCAAAACCGAACTCGCTTGGGCCTCCCATCTGGTATTAACTAATACCGTTACTCAAGCTTTTGTCCTGTATTATGAGGATAAAGTGTTACTTCGTCGGGGCATTTTAGGGAAAAACCCTCAAGTCACTCCTGGCAAAATTTTGCAACGGGTTTTGGAAACCCAAAAGCCTGTTTATCTGGTTAATTTAACTCTTTATCCAGGCAAAATAGAGTTTGATTACTTACCCGAAAATACTCAAGGGGTTATCTGTCAACCATTGGGAAAAAATGGGGTAATGATTTTAGGGGCCAATGTTCCCCGCAGTTATACCAAACAAGATGAAAACTGGATCGAAGGAATTGCTGATAAACTGGCCTTAACCTTAGAAACTTTCAGTTAG
- a CDS encoding gamma-glutamylcyclotransferase, translating to MSQTPNSPTFIATDSGKAITSSHHQGSHWQPQETSESSFYYFAYGSCMCPVDLKRTFGENTHDYVIGTGILPGYRLGFYRRSLRRNCGALDVVPDVNAKVEGVLYQLPWRFSTGLDEREEVPHNGYRREMVTIYSQGKVYQDVRTYVVIDKLPQELAPNDWYFNVVLRGAITCGLSEEYCWNLFNHMYQLQLQQNQMISLDKSA from the coding sequence ATGAGTCAAACCCCGAATTCCCCGACTTTTATTGCCACTGATTCAGGCAAAGCAATCACTTCCTCTCATCATCAAGGCAGTCATTGGCAACCCCAGGAAACCTCAGAATCCTCATTTTATTATTTTGCCTATGGTTCCTGTATGTGTCCTGTAGACCTAAAGCGGACATTTGGGGAGAATACCCATGATTATGTCATAGGAACGGGAATTTTACCAGGGTATCGCTTGGGGTTTTATCGTCGTTCCCTACGGCGTAACTGTGGGGCGTTAGATGTGGTTCCTGATGTTAATGCTAAGGTAGAAGGGGTATTGTATCAGCTTCCTTGGCGGTTTAGCACAGGCTTGGACGAACGGGAAGAAGTCCCCCATAATGGTTATCGTCGTGAGATGGTCACAATTTATAGTCAGGGTAAAGTTTATCAAGATGTGAGGACTTATGTGGTCATTGATAAATTACCTCAAGAGTTAGCTCCCAATGATTGGTATTTTAATGTCGTGTTAAGGGGAGCTATTACCTGCGGACTTTCTGAAGAATATTGTTGGAATTTATTTAATCATATGTATCAATTACAATTACAACAAAATCAGATGATTTCTTTGGATAAGTCTGCTTAA
- a CDS encoding SDR family NAD(P)-dependent oxidoreductase produces the protein MAANSGQKVVLITGASSGIGEAITRRLAKEKYRLVICARRQEKLDKLSTELQEIGGEVLAKRVDLRQEADIINLFEAIRQQWGGVDILINNAGLGHRETLMTGKTEAWREMLDINVLALCICTREAIKDMSDRNSNGHIIHINSMSGHRVPLFSGVYAASKYAVTALTEGLRQELREANKNIRISSISPGGSPVLVVISKAYNS, from the coding sequence ATGGCAGCAAATTCAGGACAAAAAGTCGTATTAATTACTGGGGCATCCAGTGGCATTGGAGAAGCGATCACCCGTCGTTTAGCCAAGGAAAAATATCGCCTCGTGATTTGCGCCCGTCGTCAAGAAAAGTTAGATAAATTAAGTACAGAACTACAAGAAATAGGCGGTGAAGTATTAGCAAAGCGGGTCGATTTACGTCAAGAAGCTGATATTATTAACTTGTTTGAAGCCATCCGTCAGCAATGGGGTGGGGTTGATATTTTAATTAATAACGCAGGTTTGGGTCATCGAGAAACTTTAATGACAGGCAAGACAGAAGCGTGGCGAGAGATGCTAGATATAAATGTTTTAGCCTTATGTATTTGTACTCGTGAAGCGATTAAAGATATGAGTGATCGCAATAGTAATGGTCATATTATTCATATTAATTCAATGTCGGGTCATCGAGTACCTTTATTCAGTGGGGTTTATGCAGCGAGTAAATATGCGGTCACGGCCTTAACTGAAGGGTTGAGACAAGAGTTAAGAGAAGCGAATAAAAACATAAGGATTTCTTCAATTAGTCCTGGGGGCTCTCCCGTACTTGTGGTGATAAGTAAAGCTTATAATTCGTAG
- a CDS encoding DoxX family protein: MNTQLRSNLLTLLLKPNVNPNFASQTAWAILRAVVGLIMIHNGLDKLGNIESFAEAYVSYIGLPFPIFFSYVAAYTELIGAPLVALGLFTRPAAFGLLSTMMVAMYHHILVAGFSIPYLELSAIYAACFLFFCVNGAGLFSTDALILNWLDSNALTQKAKQIMLLEKSYQQTTVKEDKAKQLK, encoded by the coding sequence ATGAATACCCAATTACGTTCAAATCTTTTGACCCTTTTGTTGAAACCCAATGTCAACCCTAATTTTGCCTCTCAAACTGCCTGGGCGATTTTGCGGGCAGTGGTAGGCTTAATTATGATCCATAATGGATTAGATAAACTGGGAAACATTGAAAGTTTTGCTGAAGCTTATGTGTCCTATATTGGACTACCCTTTCCCATTTTCTTTAGTTACGTTGCCGCCTATACTGAGTTAATTGGTGCGCCTTTGGTTGCCCTCGGTTTATTCACCCGTCCGGCTGCTTTTGGGTTATTATCAACCATGATGGTGGCCATGTATCATCATATTTTAGTAGCGGGTTTTAGCATTCCTTACTTAGAACTTTCTGCCATTTATGCCGCTTGTTTTCTGTTCTTTTGCGTTAATGGGGCTGGCTTATTTTCAACCGATGCCTTAATTTTAAATTGGTTGGATAGTAATGCCTTAACTCAGAAAGCAAAACAAATTATGTTGTTAGAAAAATCCTATCAACAGACAACAGTGAAGGAAGACAAAGCAAAACAACTTAAGTAA
- a CDS encoding cation-translocating P-type ATPase — protein sequence MTPSYSSHTLPRQQQAWHTYSPQKTLELLETTLQTGLNAETVSQRQQHYGPNEIEETAGRSNWEILLDQFTNIMLIMLIVVAIISGILDVVELQKNGITEGVIPFKDTIAIFLIVILNGLLGYLQETRAEKALAALKRLSSPKVQVIRDGKRLEVDAPQLVPGDIILVEAGDQLCADGQILEASNLQIRESALTGEAQSVNKYPLTEALEEDTPIGDRRNMVFTGTEVIQGRGRVVVTNTGMTTELGKIAEMLQSVESEPTPLQRRMSHLGNVLVSGSLIFVALVVVGGVIKGGWGLLQDLVEISLSMAVAVVPEGLPAVITVTLALGTQRMVKRHALIRKLPAVETLGSVNVICSDKTGTLTQNKMVVQEVETLEGNCRVTGTGYEPLGDFIKGDNQTVKINNYGELQALLFTGVLCNDAHLSQKEGDWAIMGDPTEGALLALSGKAGLQQSTLENQYERVAEFPFSSERKRMSTICEWSETGNHWPSWQLRQNHAYAMFTKGSPELILERCQSYQLGEQIYPLTEEQRKQVLDGNNAMAKRALRVLGFAYKPLEHIPDTDAETSEQGLIWLGLVGMMDAPRPEVRAAVAKCRAAGIRPIVITGDHQLTAQAIAQQLGIVEEGDHFLTGRELERMSQPELEQEVERVSVYARVSPEHKLRIVRALQKQGKFVAMTGDGVNDAPALKQADIGIAMGITGTDVSKEASDMVLLDDNFATIVAATEEGRVVYSNIRHFIKYILGSNVGEVITIAAAPIMGLSGIPLIPLQILWMNLVTDGLPALALAVEPADPHIMERPPFNPDESIFARGLGSYIVRIGIIFAIITITLMAWAFNDSQKPGHDPESWKTMVFTTLCIAQMGHAIAARSTTRLAIEMNPFSNIYLWGAVIVTTILQLMLVYVAPLRDFFNTTVLTREQLVICLLFSSLMFVWVEFEKILLRLYRKFVQK from the coding sequence GTGACTCCATCCTATTCTTCCCATACCCTGCCCCGACAGCAACAAGCTTGGCATACTTATTCTCCCCAAAAAACCCTAGAATTGTTAGAAACCACTCTTCAAACAGGGTTAAATGCGGAAACAGTTAGCCAACGTCAACAACATTATGGCCCCAACGAAATAGAAGAAACAGCAGGCCGTAGTAATTGGGAAATTCTCCTCGATCAGTTTACTAACATCATGTTAATTATGCTGATCGTGGTAGCAATTATTTCCGGTATTTTAGATGTAGTGGAATTGCAGAAAAATGGCATAACTGAAGGGGTAATACCCTTTAAAGATACTATTGCTATTTTTTTAATTGTGATTTTAAATGGACTTTTAGGCTATTTACAAGAAACTCGCGCCGAAAAAGCTTTAGCCGCTTTAAAACGTTTATCCTCTCCCAAAGTTCAAGTCATTCGAGACGGAAAACGCCTCGAAGTCGATGCTCCTCAATTAGTTCCTGGGGATATTATTTTAGTAGAAGCAGGGGATCAACTTTGTGCGGATGGCCAAATTTTAGAAGCCTCTAACCTGCAAATTCGAGAGTCGGCCTTAACGGGAGAGGCCCAGTCCGTCAATAAATATCCCTTGACAGAAGCATTAGAAGAAGATACCCCCATTGGCGATCGCCGTAACATGGTGTTTACAGGAACAGAAGTGATCCAAGGTAGGGGTAGAGTGGTCGTTACCAACACAGGAATGACCACAGAACTGGGCAAAATAGCCGAAATGTTACAGTCCGTAGAAAGTGAACCCACCCCTCTACAGCGACGCATGAGTCACTTAGGGAATGTTTTAGTTAGTGGTTCCCTGATTTTTGTGGCCTTAGTAGTGGTTGGAGGGGTAATTAAGGGAGGATGGGGACTTTTACAAGATTTAGTCGAAATTTCCCTGAGTATGGCCGTAGCGGTAGTTCCTGAAGGTTTACCTGCGGTGATCACTGTTACCTTAGCGTTGGGAACCCAACGCATGGTAAAACGCCACGCTTTGATCCGCAAACTGCCCGCAGTAGAAACTTTGGGGTCAGTAAATGTGATCTGTTCTGATAAAACCGGAACCCTCACCCAAAATAAAATGGTGGTGCAAGAGGTAGAAACCCTTGAGGGGAATTGTCGCGTCACAGGGACAGGATATGAACCCCTAGGGGACTTTATTAAGGGGGATAATCAGACTGTTAAAATTAACAATTATGGCGAGTTACAAGCCTTATTATTCACGGGTGTGCTATGTAATGATGCCCATTTGTCCCAAAAAGAAGGGGACTGGGCCATTATGGGTGATCCAACGGAAGGGGCCTTATTAGCATTATCAGGAAAAGCAGGGTTACAACAATCAACTTTAGAAAATCAATATGAAAGGGTAGCAGAGTTTCCCTTTTCCTCAGAACGAAAGCGCATGAGTACCATTTGTGAGTGGTCAGAAACAGGTAATCACTGGCCAAGTTGGCAACTACGTCAAAATCATGCTTATGCGATGTTTACCAAGGGTTCCCCTGAATTAATTTTAGAAAGATGTCAGTCCTATCAATTAGGAGAACAAATATATCCCCTCACCGAAGAACAGAGAAAGCAGGTATTGGACGGGAATAATGCCATGGCCAAACGGGCCTTACGGGTGTTAGGGTTCGCCTATAAACCCCTAGAACACATTCCCGACACAGATGCAGAAACCAGCGAACAGGGGTTAATTTGGTTAGGATTAGTGGGCATGATGGATGCACCCAGGCCAGAAGTCCGCGCGGCCGTGGCGAAATGTCGGGCCGCGGGTATTCGTCCCATTGTGATCACGGGAGATCATCAGTTAACGGCCCAGGCGATCGCACAACAGTTAGGTATTGTCGAAGAAGGGGATCATTTTCTCACAGGACGGGAGTTAGAACGAATGTCCCAACCGGAGTTAGAACAAGAAGTTGAAAGGGTTAGTGTTTATGCTCGTGTCTCTCCTGAACATAAATTACGCATTGTCAGGGCCTTACAAAAACAGGGCAAATTCGTCGCTATGACGGGAGATGGGGTCAATGATGCTCCGGCCCTGAAACAAGCGGATATTGGCATTGCGATGGGTATTACTGGGACGGATGTGAGTAAGGAGGCCAGTGATATGGTATTGCTGGATGATAATTTTGCCACCATTGTCGCTGCAACGGAGGAGGGACGGGTGGTTTATAGCAATATTCGTCACTTTATTAAGTATATTTTGGGCAGTAATGTGGGGGAAGTTATTACGATTGCAGCGGCCCCAATTATGGGACTTTCTGGAATTCCTTTAATTCCCTTACAAATTCTGTGGATGAATTTAGTAACGGATGGTTTACCTGCTTTAGCGTTAGCGGTTGAACCTGCTGATCCTCATATTATGGAACGTCCCCCTTTTAATCCTGATGAAAGCATTTTTGCACGAGGTTTAGGGTCTTATATTGTGCGTATTGGCATCATTTTTGCCATTATTACAATTACTTTAATGGCCTGGGCCTTTAATGATTCTCAAAAGCCTGGCCATGACCCTGAAAGTTGGAAAACGATGGTTTTTACGACTTTATGTATTGCTCAAATGGGCCATGCGATCGCGGCTCGTTCAACAACCCGTTTAGCCATTGAGATGAACCCTTTTTCTAATATTTATCTTTGGGGAGCAGTCATTGTTACGACCATTCTACAATTGATGTTAGTTTATGTTGCACCCTTACGGGATTTCTTTAATACAACGGTGTTGACAAGAGAACAATTAGTTATCTGTTTATTATTTAGTAGTTTGATGTTTGTTTGGGTAGAATTTGAAAAAATTCTCTTACGTCTCTATCGTAAATTTGTTCAAAAATAA
- the rsmG gene encoding 16S rRNA (guanine(527)-N(7))-methyltransferase RsmG, protein MQLPTFQEIWQDSLQWQPTQTQLDQWEQLYQEIILINRQINLTRITEPQDFWEKHLWDSLAGVIGLDFLRYKDSLKVIDIGTGGGFPGLPIAISFPHWQFTLLDSTRKKINVINLFLEALKLKNCTTFIGRAEDVGHLPEHREMYDLALIRAVGEPSVCAEYVLPFLKLGGIGVLYRGNWQTEEELNLKAALKQLGGKFILVKQFNTPLTQSIRHFIYVKKVAETPYQFPRPVGIPKQQPLG, encoded by the coding sequence ATGCAGTTACCAACATTTCAGGAAATTTGGCAAGATAGTTTACAATGGCAACCAACTCAAACACAATTAGACCAATGGGAGCAGTTATATCAAGAAATAATCTTAATTAATCGTCAAATTAATTTAACTCGTATTACGGAACCTCAAGACTTTTGGGAAAAACACCTTTGGGACTCTTTAGCTGGAGTTATCGGGCTAGATTTTTTGCGATATAAAGATTCATTAAAAGTGATTGACATTGGTACAGGAGGTGGTTTTCCTGGTCTTCCTATTGCCATTAGTTTTCCTCATTGGCAGTTTACATTACTTGATTCTACTCGCAAAAAAATCAATGTAATTAACTTATTTTTAGAAGCCTTAAAATTAAAAAATTGTACCACATTTATCGGCCGAGCAGAAGATGTTGGACATTTACCAGAGCATAGAGAAATGTATGATTTAGCCTTAATTCGTGCAGTGGGGGAACCCTCTGTTTGTGCTGAATATGTATTACCCTTTCTCAAACTAGGAGGAATAGGAGTATTATATCGGGGAAATTGGCAAACGGAAGAAGAATTAAACTTAAAAGCAGCCTTGAAACAATTAGGGGGAAAATTTATCTTAGTTAAACAGTTTAACACTCCTTTAACTCAAAGTATACGTCACTTTATTTATGTTAAAAAAGTAGCAGAAACCCCTTATCAATTTCCTCGTCCCGTTGGTATTCCAAAACAACAACCTTTAGGCTAA
- a CDS encoding DUF3782 domain-containing protein, with the protein MSTTADDVWQLLAELATAQKETERRFQKTERRFQETDRQIQETDRQIQETSKEVKKVSKQIGALGGKWGRFVENMVAPACETLFLNRGIPVHQVSQRVKKRLDGKSLEIDVLVTNENHVLVVEVKSSLGVDDVKELIDDLREFRQFFPEYNDKQVYGAVAGIEIEEGADKYAYRQGLFVLAQAGENVAILNSAEFQPKVW; encoded by the coding sequence ATGTCAACCACCGCAGATGATGTATGGCAATTATTAGCTGAATTAGCAACAGCCCAAAAAGAAACAGAGCGACGCTTTCAAAAAACAGAAAGACGCTTTCAAGAAACTGATCGCCAAATTCAAGAAACTGATCGCCAAATTCAAGAGACTAGCAAGGAAGTTAAAAAAGTTAGTAAACAAATAGGGGCTTTAGGTGGTAAATGGGGTCGTTTTGTGGAAAATATGGTGGCTCCTGCTTGTGAAACCTTATTTTTAAATAGAGGTATTCCCGTTCATCAAGTTAGTCAACGAGTCAAAAAACGTCTGGATGGTAAAAGTTTAGAAATTGATGTCTTAGTAACCAATGAAAACCATGTTTTAGTAGTGGAAGTTAAAAGTAGTTTAGGTGTGGATGATGTTAAAGAATTGATCGATGATTTAAGAGAATTTCGACAATTCTTCCCTGAGTATAACGACAAGCAAGTATATGGGGCGGTGGCAGGGATAGAAATAGAAGAAGGTGCAGATAAATATGCTTATCGTCAAGGTTTATTTGTGTTGGCACAAGCGGGAGAAAATGTCGCTATTCTTAACAGTGCTGAGTTTCAACCAAAAGTTTGGTAG